A region of Hyalangium minutum DNA encodes the following proteins:
- a CDS encoding VOC family protein: MHHSRFCALVIDCKVEDIDAAATFWSQAFGRPVNTPPPDAGPYRDLAVSQDEPMILLQKVDHDSRVHLDIETDDIEAEVKRLEALGAKRVAFVKRWWVMEAPTGQRFCVVRPQRGPLNAQNANVWNDAATTP; encoded by the coding sequence ATGCACCACAGCCGCTTCTGTGCCCTCGTCATCGACTGCAAGGTCGAGGACATCGATGCCGCCGCCACCTTCTGGAGCCAGGCCTTTGGCCGGCCCGTCAACACGCCTCCCCCCGATGCCGGCCCCTACCGCGATCTCGCCGTCTCCCAGGACGAGCCGATGATTCTCCTCCAGAAGGTGGACCATGACAGCCGCGTCCACCTCGACATCGAGACCGATGACATCGAAGCCGAGGTGAAGCGGCTCGAGGCGCTGGGCGCCAAGCGGGTCGCATTCGTCAAGCGCTGGTGGGTGATGGAGGCCCCCACCGGCCAGCGCTTCTGCGTCGTCCGCCCCCAGCGCGGACCGCTCAATGCCCAGAACGCGAATGTCTGGAATGACGCGGCAACCACACCGTGA
- a CDS encoding GAF domain-containing protein has protein sequence MAGHGVVTAQEGNRLCDFIRGRLHVILEEWERRARHFPVAERLQGAALRDHVPQILERIACVLQALETGGHASLQELPDRHALERLDEGYDLRTATEELSALRDTILGLWEQEVSGVLAVREVRELDRAIDEVISASAARFALARERTLRALDRVSSAALGTGKLDTFLPQLMTVLLETVAAVDSVAIFLQDAEDVLRVRAAIGLEEEVQARQPVRVGEGFTGTVAARKEPLLLRDASRDPLGRGSRLRSKGIHALYGVPLLHEGQMIGVAQMGSRTAFDFSEDDQQLLRTMAQRATSLIIQAQLMERLVEDIHQRQEAERAQALLVEAGAVLAQSLDVDTTLKSIALLAVTHLSDYCMLDLLREDGQLHRVEVQAREPARRELIHSAMAYAPRRGASSPVARVFETGIPHVADITPEWLDSVAQCPEHRAMLEALEPRSSVILPLKARGRTLGVLNLASLEPGRMSRASSIAVAQGLADRAAIAIDNARLYQEAREAVKVREDVVAIVSHDLRNPLNAISLSASTLIKREELDVRTAKAATRIYAAADRAHRLIRDLLDFTQARVGGIPLTPRKVSPGELVRQVVEELQSAFPERHLELRVEAEGALDVDPDRLAQVLANLLGNAVQHSPAGTPVKVDVRGEEEGVLVAVHNEGAPISAAQLPVLFEPFHRGREARTGTGSLGLGLFISRQIVQAHQGRIEVRSESGEGTTFTVWLPRHSRHSRSGH, from the coding sequence ATGGCGGGACACGGCGTGGTGACTGCCCAGGAGGGCAATCGGCTCTGTGACTTCATCCGGGGGCGCCTCCACGTCATCCTGGAAGAGTGGGAGCGCCGGGCCCGGCATTTCCCGGTGGCCGAGCGCCTGCAAGGGGCGGCGCTACGCGACCATGTCCCGCAGATCCTCGAGCGCATCGCCTGCGTCCTCCAGGCGCTGGAGACGGGCGGGCATGCGTCGCTCCAGGAACTGCCGGACAGGCATGCCCTCGAGAGGCTGGACGAGGGCTACGACTTGCGTACAGCGACCGAGGAGCTGAGCGCTCTGCGCGACACCATCCTGGGGCTGTGGGAGCAGGAGGTCTCGGGCGTTCTCGCCGTGCGGGAGGTGCGCGAGCTGGACCGCGCCATCGATGAGGTGATCTCCGCCTCGGCGGCCCGCTTTGCTCTGGCCCGGGAGCGCACCTTGAGGGCGCTGGATCGGGTCTCCTCGGCGGCGCTGGGGACAGGGAAACTGGACACCTTCCTGCCCCAGTTGATGACGGTGCTGCTGGAGACAGTGGCCGCGGTGGACTCGGTGGCGATCTTCCTTCAGGACGCGGAGGACGTGCTGCGCGTCCGGGCAGCCATCGGTCTGGAGGAGGAGGTCCAGGCGCGGCAGCCCGTGCGAGTGGGGGAGGGGTTCACGGGGACGGTGGCCGCACGGAAAGAGCCGCTCTTGCTGCGGGACGCGTCCAGGGATCCGCTGGGGCGCGGCTCGCGTCTTCGCAGCAAGGGGATTCACGCGCTCTACGGCGTGCCGCTGCTGCACGAAGGGCAAATGATCGGGGTCGCGCAGATGGGCTCGCGCACGGCCTTCGATTTCTCGGAGGACGACCAGCAGTTGCTGCGCACCATGGCGCAGCGAGCCACCTCGCTGATCATCCAGGCCCAGTTGATGGAGCGGCTGGTGGAGGACATCCATCAGCGCCAGGAGGCGGAGCGGGCGCAGGCGCTGTTGGTGGAGGCGGGGGCAGTGCTGGCGCAGTCGCTCGACGTGGACACGACGTTGAAGAGCATTGCCTTGCTGGCGGTGACGCATCTGTCGGACTACTGCATGCTGGATCTGCTGAGAGAAGACGGGCAGCTCCACCGGGTGGAGGTGCAGGCGAGGGAGCCGGCTCGGAGGGAGCTCATCCACAGCGCGATGGCGTACGCGCCGCGGCGGGGAGCCTCGAGCCCGGTGGCGCGCGTGTTCGAGACGGGCATCCCTCATGTGGCCGATATCACCCCCGAGTGGCTGGACAGCGTCGCGCAGTGCCCGGAGCACCGGGCCATGTTGGAGGCGCTGGAGCCGCGGTCCTCGGTGATTCTGCCGCTGAAGGCACGAGGGCGAACGCTGGGGGTGCTCAACCTGGCCTCCCTGGAGCCGGGGCGCATGTCGCGGGCTTCGAGCATCGCGGTGGCGCAGGGGTTGGCGGACCGGGCGGCGATTGCCATCGACAATGCGCGGCTCTACCAGGAGGCGCGCGAGGCGGTGAAGGTGCGTGAGGATGTGGTGGCCATCGTCAGCCACGATCTGCGCAACCCCCTGAACGCCATCTCCCTGTCGGCGTCGACGCTCATCAAGCGCGAGGAACTGGATGTCCGGACGGCGAAGGCGGCCACGCGCATCTACGCGGCGGCGGATCGGGCGCACCGGCTGATTCGGGACCTGCTGGACTTCACGCAGGCGCGGGTGGGGGGCATTCCTCTGACCCCGCGCAAGGTGTCACCCGGGGAACTGGTGAGGCAGGTGGTGGAGGAACTCCAGTCCGCGTTCCCCGAACGGCACTTGGAGCTGCGGGTGGAGGCGGAGGGAGCGCTGGATGTGGATCCGGATCGGCTGGCGCAGGTGCTGGCGAACCTGCTGGGCAACGCGGTGCAGCACAGCCCGGCAGGCACCCCGGTCAAGGTCGACGTGCGCGGAGAAGAGGAGGGGGTGCTCGTGGCAGTGCACAACGAGGGGGCGCCCATTTCCGCCGCTCAGCTCCCGGTGTTGTTCGAGCCCTTTCATCGGGGCCGGGAGGCGAGGACGGGGACGGGGAGCCTGGGGCTGGGGCTCTTCATCTCGCGGCAGATCGTCCAGGCGCACCAGGGGCGTATCGAGGTGCGCTCGGAGTCCGGGGAGGGGACAACGTTCACGGTGTGGTTGCCGCGTCATTCCAGACATTCGCGTTCTGGGCATTGA
- a CDS encoding 1-acyl-sn-glycerol-3-phosphate acyltransferase, with the protein MSEQAQVLACYGARVAREESIAERVDRLELPFNEFGVDPYGISKKHLTLAASALAVLYRYYFRVRCYGIEHVPPRGRAMIVGNHSGGYAIDGAMLLTSLLLEMEPPRLGQGMAEKFLNRFPVASLWTSRTGQFTGLPEHALRLLEDDRLLMVFPEGSRGTAKLYRERYSLVDFGTGFMRLALQTRTPIVPTAILGGGTAVPTVANLYALGRLIGMPYVPVTPYLLPLPLPAPMELHYGEPLTFSGTGDEDDDVISGYVEQVKARVAELIERGRELRHRRRTQ; encoded by the coding sequence ATGAGCGAGCAAGCGCAGGTTCTGGCGTGCTACGGTGCCCGCGTGGCGCGCGAAGAGTCCATTGCGGAGCGGGTCGACCGGCTCGAGCTGCCGTTCAACGAGTTCGGCGTCGACCCGTATGGCATCTCCAAGAAACATCTCACCCTGGCGGCGTCGGCGCTCGCCGTGCTGTACCGGTACTACTTCCGGGTGCGGTGCTACGGCATCGAGCACGTGCCGCCGCGCGGCCGGGCGATGATCGTCGGCAACCACTCGGGCGGCTACGCCATCGACGGGGCCATGCTCCTCACCTCGTTGCTGCTGGAGATGGAGCCGCCCCGGCTCGGCCAGGGCATGGCGGAGAAGTTCCTCAACCGCTTCCCCGTTGCCTCCCTGTGGACCAGCCGCACCGGCCAGTTCACCGGCCTGCCCGAGCACGCCCTGCGCCTGCTCGAGGACGATCGCCTCCTCATGGTCTTCCCCGAAGGCTCACGCGGCACCGCCAAGCTCTACCGCGAGCGCTACTCACTGGTGGACTTCGGCACCGGCTTCATGCGCCTGGCCTTGCAGACGCGCACCCCCATCGTCCCCACCGCCATCCTCGGCGGCGGCACGGCCGTTCCCACGGTGGCCAACCTCTACGCGCTGGGGCGCCTGATAGGCATGCCCTACGTCCCCGTCACCCCCTACCTGCTGCCCCTGCCTCTGCCCGCGCCCATGGAGCTGCACTACGGCGAGCCGCTCACCTTCTCCGGCACCGGAGACGAGGACGATGACGTCATCAGCGGCTACGTGGAGCAGGTGAAGGCCCGCGTGGCCGAGCTCATCGAGCGCGGGCGCGAGCTGCGCCACCGGAGGCGGACGCAATGA
- a CDS encoding SDR family oxidoreductase, with amino-acid sequence MKVLILGIAGGIARKLATRLLDSGHEVLGIDVRPWSSVPKGIEFHQVDVRKRAAEDVFRRRRPDAVIHMATVTALTVSGGERGRINLDGTKAVFDHCRDYGVKQVLFVGRHTFYGAAPDSPLYHSEDEPPRALEKVPELADLVAADLYAATALWRMPEMTTAVLRLVYTLGAPGTGTLASFLRGKRVPMVLGYDPLFHVLQEEDVVTALQLALEKRLRGIFNVAGPPPIPFSVIIRETGRTPVPLPGPLLARLVGRFGLPRTSQGALAHIQYPIVVDNRRFREATGFRYAFDEGRILRIFREASPPPGSAR; translated from the coding sequence ATGAAGGTCCTCATCCTCGGTATCGCGGGAGGCATCGCCCGAAAGCTGGCCACGCGGCTGCTCGACTCCGGGCACGAAGTGCTGGGCATCGACGTGCGCCCCTGGTCCAGCGTCCCCAAGGGCATCGAGTTCCACCAGGTGGACGTGCGCAAGCGCGCCGCGGAGGACGTCTTCCGCCGCCGACGCCCGGACGCCGTCATCCACATGGCCACCGTCACCGCCCTCACCGTGAGTGGCGGCGAGCGCGGCCGCATCAACCTGGATGGCACGAAGGCCGTCTTCGATCACTGCCGGGACTACGGTGTGAAGCAGGTGCTCTTCGTCGGCCGCCATACCTTCTATGGCGCCGCGCCGGACTCGCCGCTCTACCACTCCGAGGACGAGCCCCCTCGCGCCCTGGAGAAGGTGCCCGAGCTGGCCGACCTCGTCGCCGCTGACCTCTACGCGGCCACCGCGCTCTGGCGCATGCCCGAGATGACCACCGCCGTGCTGCGCCTCGTCTACACGCTGGGTGCTCCCGGCACCGGGACGCTCGCGAGCTTCTTGCGCGGCAAGCGGGTGCCCATGGTGCTCGGGTACGATCCGCTCTTCCACGTCCTCCAGGAGGAGGATGTCGTCACCGCGCTCCAGCTCGCGCTGGAGAAGCGCCTGCGCGGCATCTTCAATGTGGCGGGTCCTCCGCCCATCCCCTTCTCCGTCATTATCCGGGAGACAGGCCGCACACCGGTGCCGCTGCCCGGCCCGTTGCTCGCACGGCTCGTGGGCCGGTTCGGGCTGCCTCGCACCTCGCAGGGCGCGCTGGCCCACATCCAGTATCCCATCGTCGTGGACAACCGCCGCTTCCGTGAGGCCACCGGCTTCCGCTACGCCTTCGACGAAGGCCGGATTCTCCGCATCTTCCGCGAGGCCTCTCCGCCTCCCGGCTCGGCAAGGTGA
- a CDS encoding M48 family metallopeptidase: MGTVTSPSTPRRALLTLVLWAGFWILGLAVVAALAWVPIAESLYSGGLGWAGIFSAAGALTVLWALRPRWSFQKHQQDDVEYLSPERFPALHALVEDVAKRVGSRVPRKVYLADQTTAFITMQRRWLGLRREAIVGVGFPLFAILSREELAAVLAHEFGHHTGGDLTLGPWVYRTRSAIASAVDTLEDSAFFLDVPFRLYGQMFLRVSGAVSRQQELAADALSAKTCGADAAARALHKVHVLAPLWSAYLHHDVIPIIEKSVRVPLLDGFKTFLQEKTWRAEITHDIEEELRRPPSPWDSHPPFEERLSSLGHEGPREGEPLPLQEFEAGGCIDLLGGAAAAEEVFYEQKTRGSLVHLKWEELGEKILLPEISKHLTGGALDPRRTPLTSLPELLREGSTLWDRVRPPGLDILSPEAKRLRARQVLVQWLAAALVERGFVAELRPGMHLRLQHEGHFVEPASVVDWLSKGVWTDEQYRTWSSLIEQL; this comes from the coding sequence ATGGGCACCGTGACTTCTCCGAGCACTCCGCGGCGGGCGCTGCTGACGCTCGTGCTCTGGGCCGGCTTCTGGATATTGGGGCTCGCGGTGGTCGCCGCGCTCGCGTGGGTGCCCATCGCCGAGAGCCTCTACTCGGGCGGACTGGGGTGGGCGGGCATCTTCTCCGCCGCGGGCGCGCTCACCGTGCTCTGGGCGCTGCGGCCCCGCTGGTCGTTCCAGAAGCATCAGCAGGACGACGTGGAGTACCTGTCCCCGGAGCGCTTCCCCGCCCTGCACGCGCTGGTCGAGGACGTGGCCAAGCGCGTGGGCTCGCGGGTGCCGCGCAAGGTGTACCTGGCGGATCAGACCACCGCCTTCATCACCATGCAGCGGCGCTGGCTCGGCCTGCGGCGCGAGGCCATCGTCGGGGTGGGCTTCCCGCTGTTCGCCATCCTCTCGCGCGAGGAGCTGGCCGCCGTGCTCGCGCACGAGTTCGGCCACCACACGGGCGGAGACCTGACGCTCGGCCCGTGGGTGTACCGCACGCGATCCGCCATCGCCTCGGCGGTGGACACGCTGGAGGACTCGGCCTTCTTCCTGGACGTACCCTTCCGCCTCTACGGCCAGATGTTCCTCCGGGTGTCGGGCGCCGTGTCCCGACAGCAGGAGCTGGCCGCGGACGCCCTGTCGGCCAAGACGTGCGGGGCCGACGCCGCCGCTCGCGCGCTCCACAAGGTGCACGTGCTGGCGCCGCTGTGGAGCGCCTACCTGCACCACGACGTCATCCCGATCATCGAGAAGAGCGTGCGCGTCCCCTTGCTGGACGGATTCAAGACCTTCCTCCAGGAGAAGACCTGGCGCGCGGAGATCACCCATGACATCGAGGAGGAACTCCGCCGCCCGCCGTCACCCTGGGACTCGCACCCTCCCTTCGAGGAGCGGCTGAGCTCGCTGGGCCACGAGGGCCCCCGCGAGGGAGAGCCCCTGCCGCTCCAGGAGTTCGAGGCCGGAGGCTGCATCGATCTGCTCGGGGGCGCAGCCGCCGCGGAGGAGGTCTTCTACGAGCAGAAGACGCGCGGCAGCTTGGTCCACCTGAAGTGGGAGGAGCTGGGCGAGAAGATCCTCCTACCGGAGATCTCCAAGCACCTCACGGGTGGTGCGCTGGATCCACGCCGCACGCCGCTGACCTCCCTGCCGGAGCTGCTGCGCGAGGGCTCCACGCTCTGGGACCGGGTGCGGCCCCCGGGGCTGGACATCCTCTCTCCCGAGGCGAAGCGCCTGCGTGCCCGTCAGGTGCTGGTGCAGTGGCTGGCCGCGGCGTTGGTCGAGCGCGGCTTCGTGGCGGAGCTCCGTCCGGGCATGCACCTGCGGCTTCAGCACGAGGGCCACTTCGTGGAGCCCGCCTCCGTGGTGGACTGGCTCTCCAAGGGCGTGTGGACGGACGAGCAGTACCGCACCTGGAGCAGCCTCATCGAGCAGCTCTGA
- a CDS encoding pseudouridine synthase → MARKKTPRWLEAARLRQGAPPPAGRADWLARALGRAGVMPRVEAERAIRDGRVEVGGRVEREPFAPVHPEVEVRVDGQVRSLDAPLLVLMFHKPAGVIVAGTDPEGVGTVFDRLRAVLPAELQGFEWYAIGRLDRDTTGLLLFTNDEQVVQHGTSPETHLPKRYVAEVAGRPSEEALRRLREGLVLDDGPTRPAGARLLGPERVELVLTEGRHHQVKRMLAAVGHPVKALHREAVGSVALDVPLGAWRQLSVPEVSEGLGFSKDSTPGGNGR, encoded by the coding sequence TTGGCTCGGAAGAAGACACCGCGATGGCTGGAGGCGGCACGGCTGCGCCAAGGCGCGCCTCCTCCTGCAGGGAGGGCAGACTGGCTGGCGCGTGCGCTCGGCCGGGCGGGCGTGATGCCTCGCGTCGAGGCGGAGCGGGCGATCCGGGACGGCCGGGTGGAGGTGGGCGGCCGGGTGGAGCGGGAGCCCTTCGCGCCGGTGCACCCGGAGGTGGAGGTCCGCGTGGATGGGCAGGTGCGGAGCCTGGATGCTCCGTTGCTCGTGCTGATGTTCCACAAGCCCGCAGGAGTCATCGTCGCGGGGACGGATCCTGAGGGCGTGGGGACGGTGTTCGACCGGCTGCGCGCCGTTCTGCCCGCGGAGCTGCAGGGCTTCGAGTGGTACGCCATCGGCAGGTTGGACCGCGACACCACGGGCCTTCTGCTCTTCACCAATGACGAGCAGGTGGTGCAGCACGGCACTTCCCCGGAGACGCACTTGCCCAAGCGCTACGTGGCGGAGGTGGCGGGGCGGCCCTCGGAGGAGGCCCTTCGGCGGCTCCGAGAGGGACTGGTGCTGGATGACGGGCCCACGCGCCCCGCCGGAGCGCGGCTGCTCGGGCCGGAGCGGGTGGAGCTGGTGCTCACCGAGGGCCGTCACCACCAGGTGAAGCGCATGCTCGCGGCGGTGGGGCACCCGGTGAAGGCCCTGCACCGCGAGGCGGTGGGGAGCGTGGCGCTGGATGTGCCCCTGGGAGCGTGGCGCCAGCTGAGTGTCCCCGAGGTGTCCGAGGGGCTCGGGTTCAGCAAGGACTCCACGCCCGGAGGGAACGGGCGCTGA